From a single Rosa rugosa chromosome 7, drRosRugo1.1, whole genome shotgun sequence genomic region:
- the LOC133723516 gene encoding protein PATRONUS 2-like, whose translation MGNSTVGKGGAKTQKKAGFGGRKPLGDVSNTGKPDFSKVSKKPALTNVSEIIADASNKKGLSKASDKVQTRGSRKALSDVSNTVKPPVHKKSSVAAQTPCGFEEEGFLHDHQQCIKSMRKANHMDQMDFFMMIQGSDSSKKLLSPCAVSQFRKVELDNPMKYLDLKEMPELSIKLDSSPHCKSPLSPNHKKSTWVWDDCDFQVMETP comes from the exons ATGG GAAATTCTACTGTAGGAAAGGGTGGTGCAAAAACACAGAAGAAAGCTGGGTTTGGTGGAAGGAAACCTCTAGGAGATGTATCGAACACTGGGAAGCCTGATTTTTCCAAGGTGTCGAAAAAGCCTGCTCTTACCAATGTTTCTGAAATCATTGCTGATGCAAGCAACAAGAAAGGCCTTTCTAAAGCCTCGGATAAAGTGCAGACTCGTGGCAGTCGGAAGGCACTATCTGATGTGTCTAACACAGTCAAGCCACCTGTGCATAAGAAGTCAAGTGTTGCGGCACAAACACCTTGTGGTTTTGAGGAGGAAGGTTTCCTGCATGACCATCAACAGTGCATCAAATCTATGAGAAAGGCTAATCACATGGATCAAATGGATTTTTTTATGATGATACAAGGATCAGATTCATCCAAGAAGCTTCTGTCTCCATGTGCAGTTTCTCAGTTTCGTAAAGTTGA gctGGATAATCCCATGAAGTACTTGGATTTGAAAGAGATGCCTGAGCTGTCTATCAAGCTTGACTCTTCACCTCATTGCAAGTCTCCACTATCACCAAATCATAAAAAGTCCACTTGGGTTTGGGATGATTGTGATTTTCAGGTGATGGAAACACCTTAG
- the LOC133723096 gene encoding uncharacterized protein LOC133723096 — translation MAAGSPITPKPSYAATLAADSPLHFAIADLPAPFTEDGLVSVRISEEPFLWGLDRCKTNLIGRATVPTKTPELVQQLKSLWSNLNPWTVAPLGRGFFMLQFSNLIDMQRVWSLGSIRLSSGMLRLIKWSPDFSPITYKNSFAQVWIRLWDLSFAYWDQQTLFEIASGIGTPLKLDPRTKNRTNGLYARILVDVDFSQSPPDKLRITRANGEVVIVRVEFESVPAVCSKCGIVGHVASSCQVIQEASVDIPTLRGRLVERTTRRRRKVRSRKSKQRDSGQAPICSQSAQPSEPRKTIAADSAAVPISTSTQVVIPGFESLPSMPDARTIAHVSQHNALQQTEQIIEPSAEPIRAQAVDAQMQRVEEVQASSSLSVPPGFQRVLPGTEQELVPLDEVSSACVHTVEVEEGEFTPVISKKSKKLQKYEAVLKPKAGKATSVCPLYKGAKQKLYK, via the coding sequence ATGGCGGCTGGCAGCCCCATAACCCCAAAGCCCTCTTATGCAGCCACCCTAGCCGCTGATTCCCCTCTCCATTTTGCAATAGCTGATCTGCCAGCACCCTTCACAGAAGATGGCTTGGTCTCTGTCCGTATTTCTGAAGAGCCATTCCTCTGGGGACTTGATCGCTGCAAGACCAATCTGATCGGTCGCGCCACTGTACCAACCAAAACTCCAGAATTGGTTCAGCAACTGAAATCGCTTTGGTCTAATCTCAATCCTTGGACTGTAGCGCCGCTTGGACGTGGATTTTTCATGCTTCAGTTTAGCAATTTGATTGACATGCAACGAGTTTGGTCCTTGGGTTCTATCCGTCTCAGCTCTGGGATGCTTCGCTTAATCAAGTGGTCGCCTGACTTCTCTCCAATAACGTACAAAAACTCCTTTGCCCAAGTATGGATTCGCTTGTGGGATTTGAGTTTTGCATACTGGGATCAGCAAACCCTTTTCGAAATTGCTTCAGGGATTGGTACTCCTTTGAAGCTCGATCCCCGTACAAAGAATCGTACGAATGGTTTATATGCCAGAATCCTAGTTGATGTAGACTTCTCGCAATCGCCTCCGGATAAACTTAGAATAACTCGAGCCAATGGTGAAGTGGTAATAGTTAGAGTTGAATTTGAATCAGTGCCGGCTGTTTGTAGTAAGTGTGGGATTGTAGGCCATGTTGCTTCCTCTTGTCAGGTTATTCAGGAGGCTAGTGTTGATATACCAACTCTGCGAGGACGGTTAGTAGAGCGGACTACTCGCAGGCGCCGTAAAGTTAGATCACGTAAGAGCAAGCAGCGTGACTCTGGCCAAGCCCCTATATGTTCGCAATCGGCACAACCATCTGAGCCAAGGAAAACTATTGCAGCTGATTCTGCTGCAGTCCCAATATCTACATCAACGCAGGTTGTAATCCCAGGCTTTGAATCCCTACCCTCTATGCCGGATGCGCGCACCATTGCCCATGTTTCTCAGCACAATGCCTTACAGCAGACTGAACAGATTATTGAGCCGTCTGCAGAACCCATTAGGGCTCAAGCAGTAGACGCACAAATGCAAAGAGTAGAGGAAGTGCAGGCCTCCTCCTCGCTAAGTGTGCCTCCAGGTTTTCAAAGAGTTTTGCCGGGAACAGAACAAGAGTTGGTTCCCCTGGATGAAGTGAGTTCTGCCTGTGTCCATACCGTGGAAGTGGAAGAGGGAGAGTTCACTCCAGTCATCTCcaagaaaagcaaaaaattgCAGAAATATGAGGCAGTCTTGAAGCCTAAGGCAGGTAAAGCAACGTCAGTTTGTCCTCTCTACAAGGGGGCAAAGCAAAAGCTTTATAAATGA
- the LOC133723097 gene encoding flowering time control protein FY-like: MADYTGSVVRYTQNRKWSSDPLPAAACSSINNPFAAEFVHSCTNYRARASSINRVLWTPSGRRLITGSQNGEFTLWNGESFKHELRIQAHDQPIRSMAWSFDDEDWISGDDGGTIRYWKISNMSNVLVIESAHQESVRDLSFCRSNLKFCSCSDDTSVKIWDFERCQQEQTLTGHGWNVTSVDWHPTNSLIASGGKDSVVKLWDARSRRELCSFYDHKNWVHSVKWNPNGNWLLTASKDHVIKLYDLRAMKELKSFRGHQNQVTALAWHPLTQDYFVSGSSDGSIFHWLVGHVTPQVEIPNAHTNSYNNNSVWDLQWHPMGHMICSGSNDRTTKFWCTTGHKSKFSQNQSNFPFPFHGPPTIATRDQGTLGSGGVGTIIPGVGIAV, from the coding sequence ATGGCTGATTACACCGGCTCTGTCGTCCGATACACACAGAATCGAAAGTGGTCCTCAGATCCGTTGCCGGCGGCTGCCTGTTCTTCGATTAATAACCCATTTGCTGCCGAGTTTGTGCACTCTTGTACAAATTACAGAGCCCGTGCTTCTTCGATCAATCGAGTTTTATGGACACCTTCTGGGAGGCGTCTTATTACAGGCTCTCAAAACGGGGAGTTCACTCTCTGGAATGGTGAGTCATTCAAACACGAATTGAGGATTCAGGCTCATGATCAACCAATCAGGTCCATGGCGTGGAGTTTTGATGATGAAGATTGGATCTCTGGTGATGATGGAGGCACAATCAGGTATTGGAAGATCAGTAACATGAGTAATGTGCTTGTCATTGAATCTGCTCACCAAGAATCGGTTCGGGACCTGAGCTTCTGTCGGAGTAATTTGAAGTTTTGTTCATGTTCGGATGACACTAGTGTTAAAATCTGGGATTTTGAACGGTGCCAACAGGAGCAGACATTGACCGGCCATGGTTGGAATGTGACCAGTGTTGACTGGCACCCCACAAACTCTCTAATAGCTTCGGGTGGGAAAGACAGTGTCGTCAAACTGTGGGATGCTAGGTCACGGAGAGAACTCTGTTCGTTTTATGATCACAAAAATTGGGTGCATTCTGTCAAGTGGAACCCAAATGGTAACTGGCTGCTAACTGCTTCCAAGGATCATGTCATTAAGCTTTACGACTTGAGGGCGATGAAGGAACTTAAATCTTTCCGCGGCCATCAGAACCAAGTGACTGCTCTAGCTTGGCATCCTCTTACTCAAGACTATTTTGTCAGTGGGAGTAGTGATGGATCCATTTTCCATTGGCTTGTTGGCCATGTAACTCCCCAGGTTGAAATTCCTAACGCACACACTAACAGTTACAATAATAATAGTGTGTGGGATCTCCAGTGGCATCCTATGGGTCATATGATTTGTAGTGGTAGCAATGATCGCACCACCAAGTTTTGGTGCACAACAGGACATAAATCTAAATTCAGTCAGAATCAAAGTAATTTTCCCTTTCCATTTCATGGACCACCAACTATTGCTACTCGAGACCAAGGAACCCTTGGTTCAGGAGGTGTTGGAACCATTATACCCGGTGTTGGAATTGCGGTTTAA
- the LOC133723863 gene encoding dihydrolipoyllysine-residue succinyltransferase component of 2-oxoglutarate dehydrogenase complex 2, mitochondrial-like yields MIDVASPESGVIVKFVANEGDTVEPSTTIVVILKSSEGVSHVGPSEKTLEKDVPQPASPVETISKNQTSKVVITPVTEKPKAPSPKPSAQEPQLPPKERERRASLLRTNLIKLRCDFKDASVEKHGVNLGLMSRFIKGLVVPVIRNGDKMNCGEIEKEINSLAKKANEGRLSIDDMARGSFTISNGGFYGSLISTLIIDPPQV; encoded by the exons ATGATCGATGTTGCTAGTCCTGAATCTGGTGTAATTGTGAAG TTTGTAGCCAATGAAGGGGATACTGTGGAACCAAGCACCACAATCGTTGTCATACTAAAGTCAAGTGAAGGTGTATCCCATGTGGGTCCATCTGAGAAAACATTGGAGAAAGATGTTCCACAACCAGCTTCCCCTGTAGAAACAATTAGCAAGAATCAAACATCTAAAGTTGTAATAACTCCAGTTACCGAGAAGCCTAAAGCACCATCTCCTAAACCCTCAGCTCAAGAACCTCAGCTCCCCCCtaaggaaagagaaagaagagcaaGTCTTTTAAG GACAAATTTGATAAAGCTGCGTTGTGACTTCAAGGATGCATCTGTTGAGAAGCATGGGGTCAATTTGGGGCTTATGTCGAGATTCATCAAG GGCCTTGTTGTGCCAGTTATCCGCAATGGTGATAAGATGAATTGTGGTGAGATAGAGAAGGAGATCAATTCGCTTGCAAAGAAGGCAAATGAGGGACGTCTTTCAATTGATGATATGGCTAGAGGTTCATTTACAATATCCAATGGTGGATTTTATGGAAGCCTTATAAGTACCCTCATCATCGACCCTCCTCAGGTCTGA